One Synechococcus sp. CC9605 genomic window carries:
- a CDS encoding iron uptake porin yields the protein MKLFQQLLVAPAALGLLATGANAAELNINGVSDYAASADQVTSVTQFSDVYPTDWAYQALANLVETYGCVAGYPNGTFRGNRAMTRYEAAALLNACLDRITEVTDELRRLLKEFETELAILKGRVDGLEARVGELEATQFSTTTKLRGQADFFMGAVKYDDRDECNEEVAGACESDGFNFSYRYTLNLDTSFTGKDLLYTRLRSGNMKNVWTESDSYLSDAKSGDNTLKVDKLWYSFPIGDEFKVTVGPLIENYYMIETPTRYKPILKAFKLGGYGAVLGASTGQGFGVQWRQDVDPGDAAFNIAVNYVADGGDGAKSTSKKQMFGEDTDAYLLSQVGYGNRKWYLSALYALKNARQPDGSSTAKAAMGYSTPTAKNLAHPLHAVGLRGYWSPEDSGFIPTISAGLDFGWADSEYYGNAEAVTGWMVGLNWNDAFMEGNKLGLGFGSYSSYATEIRDRPDGGDQNFAIEAYYDFAVTDNITITPAVFWVDDAKGKDQIDGANKLGGLVKTTFKF from the coding sequence ATGAAGCTTTTCCAGCAACTGCTGGTGGCTCCCGCCGCCCTTGGCCTTCTGGCCACCGGCGCCAATGCCGCCGAGCTGAACATCAACGGCGTTTCTGATTACGCGGCTTCCGCTGATCAGGTCACCAGCGTCACCCAATTCTCTGACGTTTACCCCACCGACTGGGCCTATCAGGCTCTGGCCAACCTGGTGGAGACCTACGGCTGCGTCGCCGGCTACCCCAACGGCACTTTCCGTGGCAACCGGGCGATGACCCGCTACGAAGCGGCTGCCCTGCTGAACGCCTGCCTCGACCGGATCACTGAAGTGACCGACGAGCTGCGTCGCCTGCTCAAGGAATTCGAAACCGAGCTGGCCATCCTCAAGGGTCGCGTTGACGGCCTCGAGGCCCGCGTCGGCGAACTGGAAGCAACCCAGTTCTCCACCACCACCAAGCTGCGTGGTCAAGCAGACTTCTTTATGGGCGCCGTTAAATACGACGATCGTGATGAGTGCAACGAGGAAGTAGCCGGAGCTTGCGAAAGCGACGGATTCAACTTCTCTTACCGCTACACCCTGAATCTGGACACCTCCTTCACCGGTAAGGATCTCCTCTACACCCGACTTCGTTCGGGCAACATGAAGAACGTCTGGACTGAATCGGACTCCTATTTGTCCGACGCTAAGAGCGGTGATAACACCCTCAAGGTGGACAAGCTTTGGTACAGCTTCCCAATTGGGGATGAGTTCAAGGTCACGGTTGGTCCGTTGATCGAGAACTACTACATGATCGAAACTCCCACCCGTTACAAGCCGATCCTCAAGGCCTTCAAACTGGGTGGATACGGTGCAGTCCTGGGTGCTAGCACCGGTCAGGGCTTTGGTGTGCAGTGGCGTCAGGATGTTGACCCTGGTGATGCAGCCTTCAACATTGCGGTCAACTACGTTGCCGACGGTGGTGACGGTGCAAAAAGCACCTCTAAAAAGCAGATGTTCGGTGAAGACACCGATGCTTACCTGCTGAGCCAAGTTGGATATGGCAACCGTAAGTGGTATCTCTCAGCGCTTTATGCCCTGAAGAATGCACGCCAGCCTGATGGCTCATCGACCGCTAAAGCAGCAATGGGTTACTCAACCCCCACTGCTAAGAACTTGGCTCACCCCCTGCACGCCGTCGGCCTGCGCGGCTACTGGTCACCAGAAGACAGCGGCTTCATTCCCACCATCAGTGCGGGTCTGGACTTCGGCTGGGCTGATAGTGAGTACTACGGCAATGCAGAGGCCGTGACAGGCTGGATGGTTGGCCTGAACTGGAATGATGCCTTCATGGAGGGCAACAAACTGGGACTGGGCTTCGGTTCCTATTCCAGCTACGCGACCGAAATTCGTGACCGGCCCGATGGCGGCGACCAAAACTTCGCCATCGAGGCTTACTACGACTTCGCTGTAACCGACAACATCACCATCACTCCCGCAGTGTTCTGGGTTGATGATGCCAAGGGTAAGGATCAAATTGATGGCGCCAACAAGCTTGGCGGTCTTGTCAAGACAACCTTCAAATTCTGA
- a CDS encoding Fe2+-dependent dioxygenase produces MEFLTHSLLPLHEVCALQQRLSAPNLPWRDGRLTAGDQAALVKKNYQLDPNAELSLAISNCISTALTSDPLVKSFSLVRKVHSLLVSRSSAGESYGWHVDNPFSRNGRRDLSFTCFLSDEDSYEGGSLMIQTGGEDTKEFRLPPGQVVLYPSSTLHCVTPVLSGDRYVCVGWIESYVKAADDRSMLFNIDAGARGLLARHGRSDELDLIFQSYTNAVRRLSS; encoded by the coding sequence ATGGAATTCCTGACGCATTCTCTTTTGCCTCTTCATGAAGTTTGTGCCCTTCAGCAGCGCCTCAGTGCTCCCAACCTTCCCTGGCGAGATGGCCGATTGACTGCAGGGGACCAGGCTGCATTGGTGAAGAAAAACTACCAGCTCGATCCGAATGCTGAGCTTTCACTTGCGATTAGCAATTGCATTTCTACAGCATTAACGAGTGACCCTCTTGTTAAAAGTTTTTCACTTGTTCGTAAGGTCCATAGTTTGTTGGTTTCTAGATCAAGTGCTGGAGAATCTTATGGATGGCATGTTGATAATCCTTTCTCCCGCAATGGTCGTCGGGATTTGTCTTTCACCTGCTTTCTCAGTGATGAAGATTCCTATGAGGGCGGATCCTTAATGATCCAAACTGGTGGTGAGGACACGAAGGAATTTCGCTTGCCACCTGGCCAAGTTGTTCTCTATCCGTCATCCACGCTTCATTGTGTTACACCGGTTTTGAGCGGTGATCGTTATGTATGTGTCGGCTGGATTGAGAGTTATGTCAAGGCAGCTGACGACCGCTCAATGTTATTCAATATCGATGCTGGTGCACGGGGTTTGTTAGCTCGCCATGGACGATCGGATGAACTTGATCTGATCTTTCAAAGCTATACGAACGCTGTCCGACGCTTGTCGAGTTGA
- a CDS encoding extracellular solute-binding protein: MRRFFAALGLVASFAALPSVEAKEVRVYSGRHYNTDRAAYKQFSDETGIKVRLIEATGISLVERLKREGENSNADVILLVDAARINNAAEAGLLQPVSSSELQSNVPSRYRDPSNRWFGFTRRVRAIIVNPNVVDPKTIKTYSDLANPALKEKLCLRKRKNVYNQSLVADQIILKGKNAASVWVKGMVKNVSQPYFGGDVSLIRAVGQGKCGVGLVNHYYLARMQAGASGKNDQKVTSNIELVMPNPAHVNISAAGVAKSAKNKAEAIQFIEFISSPKGSRLIAGPTFEYPLKNLGTSKELKDFGKFTPDNISISALGATQKTAIKVMADAGWR; the protein is encoded by the coding sequence ATGCGTAGGTTCTTTGCAGCGCTTGGTCTGGTGGCATCATTTGCTGCCCTACCTTCAGTGGAAGCAAAGGAAGTAAGGGTGTACTCAGGCCGGCATTACAACACTGATCGTGCCGCTTACAAACAATTCAGCGACGAAACTGGAATCAAAGTAAGACTAATCGAGGCCACAGGGATATCACTGGTTGAGCGGCTTAAACGAGAGGGAGAAAATTCAAACGCCGATGTGATTCTGTTGGTGGATGCAGCGAGGATTAACAACGCTGCAGAAGCAGGTCTTCTGCAGCCAGTGTCCTCGAGTGAACTCCAGTCGAATGTTCCTTCACGCTATCGTGATCCATCAAATCGATGGTTTGGTTTCACGAGGCGCGTTAGAGCAATTATCGTGAATCCTAATGTCGTCGATCCAAAGACGATTAAGACCTATTCCGATCTTGCAAATCCAGCACTCAAAGAAAAACTCTGTTTGCGTAAAAGAAAAAACGTCTACAACCAATCACTGGTGGCAGATCAAATCATATTGAAGGGTAAAAATGCTGCTTCTGTTTGGGTCAAAGGAATGGTCAAGAATGTAAGCCAGCCTTACTTTGGTGGTGATGTATCACTGATTCGTGCAGTCGGACAAGGTAAATGCGGGGTTGGACTTGTTAATCATTACTATCTTGCACGAATGCAGGCAGGAGCAAGTGGTAAAAACGATCAGAAAGTGACGTCCAATATTGAATTAGTCATGCCAAATCCAGCCCATGTGAACATCAGTGCCGCAGGAGTTGCTAAGTCCGCAAAAAACAAAGCAGAAGCAATTCAATTTATTGAGTTTATTTCGTCACCAAAAGGAAGTCGACTCATTGCAGGCCCAACCTTCGAATATCCACTAAAAAATCTTGGTACATCGAAAGAATTGAAAGACTTTGGAAAATTTACCCCAGATAATATTTCTATTAGTGCTTTAGGCGCAACTCAGAAAACCGCAATCAAAGTGATGGCAGATGCTGGCTGGCGTTGA
- a CDS encoding ferritin yields MLSTTNSISASSIACGPSGRAIAEAIDSDLLSAIQAHLNMERQAHASYFAAAIWFAERELRGFSRFFRDESNSEHEHAAKFAEYIIARGQSVALQVVDAPLQNWASPADVMATAFQMEVDVTASLQQLYSMAERVSDTRTTVFLDPMVEMQTQSEHEFAHLLGRVKFADNQAAALLLIDNELDQGNNKPASLQG; encoded by the coding sequence ATGCTGAGCACAACCAATTCGATCTCCGCTTCATCTATCGCTTGCGGACCATCAGGTCGTGCAATTGCAGAAGCGATTGACTCTGATCTTCTAAGCGCGATCCAAGCCCACCTCAACATGGAGAGGCAAGCCCATGCCTCTTATTTCGCTGCAGCAATCTGGTTTGCTGAACGAGAGTTGAGGGGATTTTCACGATTCTTCCGAGACGAATCCAACAGCGAGCATGAGCATGCTGCAAAATTCGCGGAATACATCATTGCTCGAGGGCAAAGCGTTGCACTACAAGTTGTCGATGCTCCCTTGCAGAACTGGGCATCCCCTGCAGACGTAATGGCAACCGCATTTCAAATGGAGGTTGACGTCACAGCTTCGTTGCAACAGCTGTATTCAATGGCAGAAAGAGTGAGCGATACGCGTACCACGGTGTTTCTCGACCCGATGGTGGAAATGCAAACTCAGTCAGAACACGAATTTGCGCACCTTCTTGGACGGGTGAAGTTTGCAGATAATCAAGCAGCGGCTTTATTGCTCATCGACAACGAGCTAGACCAAGGAAATAACAAACCTGCATCTCTTCAGGGTTAA
- a CDS encoding 2Fe-2S iron-sulfur cluster-binding protein: MSSFKVELRMPDGVKHFVCPDDEYVLEAAEQAGIDMSYSCRAGACSTCVGKIIEGTVDQSDQSFLDDEQMEDDYTLLCVAYATSNLIVKTDCEEELW, translated from the coding sequence ATGTCCTCATTCAAGGTGGAATTAAGAATGCCTGATGGAGTCAAACACTTCGTATGTCCTGATGATGAATACGTTCTAGAGGCAGCAGAGCAGGCTGGAATTGATATGAGTTATTCATGCAGAGCAGGAGCATGCAGCACTTGTGTAGGGAAGATCATCGAAGGAACAGTTGATCAATCTGATCAAAGTTTTCTCGATGATGAACAAATGGAAGACGACTACACACTTCTATGCGTAGCTTATGCAACATCAAATTTGATCGTAAAGACTGACTGCGAAGAAGAGCTTTGGTGA
- a CDS encoding alpha/beta fold hydrolase — translation MSTSQILWIDLQPSLYCLFKRTAQSLGQNFEVKRWSFEHDLDESCDVEVVHSLMRHTIENSSNPVHLIGHGISGTIAYLFAQKYPNNISSVSVLSVDTNSTNQWTSHYQSMRSQLPCSRFHILSHLSRLLVDRKTEKVVNIMARLLAKCLDNDLVYGSIVNSQPITNLNKAEVPILVINGEKDFVVDEQSEIRWRHCLKPGDCYQKISDGRHFFPFTEWNKTAKLIESFVRMVPEQHQNQVPNSCKNLSISKTNS, via the coding sequence ATGAGCACCAGTCAGATACTTTGGATTGATCTCCAGCCATCACTGTATTGCCTTTTCAAGCGAACAGCGCAAAGCTTGGGTCAAAACTTTGAAGTCAAAAGATGGTCATTCGAACATGATCTTGATGAATCATGTGATGTTGAAGTCGTCCACAGCCTAATGAGACACACGATAGAAAACTCTTCAAATCCAGTTCATCTTATAGGCCACGGAATAAGCGGTACTATTGCATATTTATTTGCTCAAAAATATCCCAACAACATATCATCAGTTTCCGTGCTATCAGTGGATACTAACTCGACAAATCAATGGACTAGTCATTATCAGAGTATGCGGAGCCAATTACCCTGCTCAAGATTTCATATTTTAAGCCATCTAAGCCGACTATTGGTAGATAGAAAAACTGAAAAAGTTGTCAATATTATGGCGAGGCTGTTAGCAAAATGTTTAGATAATGATTTAGTGTATGGATCTATTGTCAATAGCCAACCAATCACAAATCTAAACAAAGCTGAGGTTCCAATACTGGTGATTAATGGTGAAAAAGACTTTGTTGTTGATGAGCAGAGTGAAATCAGATGGAGACACTGCCTAAAACCTGGAGACTGCTACCAAAAAATTTCTGACGGACGCCATTTCTTCCCATTTACAGAGTGGAATAAAACTGCAAAATTGATAGAATCATTTGTCAGGATGGTACCTGAGCAACATCAGAACCAAGTCCCTAATAGCTGCAAAAATCTGAGTATTAGTAAAACCAACTCATGA
- a CDS encoding NAD(P)/FAD-dependent oxidoreductase, which yields MNTFDVIIIGGGPAGCSCALYTARSNLSTIILDKNPAVGALAITHKIANYPGVEGDTSGEALLKTMRVQAFNYGAEYKQAQVYGINMTDSEKTVYTPEGTFVGKTLVLATGAMGRESTLPGENEFLGKGVSYCATCDGAFYKNQEVAVYGSNHEAIDEALVLTKFASTVHWITNNKPNGNSPAVEILLNSKNVKHWKRTRLTSIQGDDQGVNAVKVQLSGGREEQMIQVQGAFVYSTGSLPITDYLQEQVPVNPNGGVRVNSDMMTNLEGVWAIGDIRNTPFKQAVVACSDGCIAAMAIDKYLNKRKDVRVDWVHR from the coding sequence ATGAATACCTTCGACGTCATCATCATTGGTGGAGGACCAGCGGGTTGTTCTTGTGCATTGTATACAGCAAGGTCAAATCTATCGACAATTATCCTGGACAAAAATCCAGCTGTTGGTGCACTTGCTATCACTCACAAAATTGCAAACTATCCGGGTGTGGAAGGAGACACATCAGGTGAGGCATTATTAAAAACAATGAGAGTTCAAGCATTTAACTATGGAGCGGAATACAAGCAGGCTCAAGTTTATGGAATCAACATGACTGATTCAGAGAAGACTGTATATACACCAGAGGGAACATTTGTAGGCAAAACATTGGTTCTTGCAACAGGTGCAATGGGAAGAGAATCAACACTTCCCGGTGAGAACGAATTTCTTGGTAAAGGGGTTAGTTATTGTGCAACTTGTGACGGAGCTTTTTATAAAAACCAAGAAGTAGCTGTCTATGGATCAAATCATGAAGCAATTGATGAGGCACTTGTACTCACAAAATTTGCATCAACAGTACATTGGATTACCAATAATAAACCAAACGGAAATTCTCCAGCAGTAGAAATCCTTCTCAATTCTAAAAATGTGAAGCACTGGAAGCGAACTAGGCTCACCTCCATACAAGGAGATGACCAGGGAGTAAATGCTGTCAAAGTTCAATTATCTGGTGGTCGTGAAGAGCAGATGATCCAAGTTCAAGGTGCTTTCGTCTACTCCACAGGTTCTCTGCCCATCACCGATTATCTACAAGAACAGGTACCGGTCAACCCAAATGGTGGAGTTCGAGTAAACAGCGACATGATGACAAATCTCGAAGGAGTCTGGGCAATCGGCGATATCCGCAATACACCCTTTAAACAGGCTGTTGTTGCTTGCTCTGACGGATGCATTGCAGCGATGGCAATTGACAAGTATTTGAATAAACGGAAGGACGTCCGGGTGGATTGGGTGCATCGATAA
- the fldA gene encoding flavodoxin FldA, whose translation MTFTIFFATSTGKTEDVADRLKELLPGTEAKDVDNIDSIDELVAAESLICCVPTWNTGADEARSGTAWDDLVQEIPDKDFAGKSVAIVGLGDSSGYSDFFCDAMEELYTAFLQSGAKLIGKVSTEGYTYDDSKSIIDGKFCGLAIDEDNESELTDHRLQAWVQQINAEA comes from the coding sequence ATGACTTTCACTATTTTCTTTGCCACATCTACTGGTAAAACTGAGGATGTGGCTGATCGACTCAAGGAGCTTCTTCCTGGAACAGAAGCGAAGGATGTTGACAACATCGATTCAATTGATGAGTTGGTTGCAGCTGAGTCGTTAATTTGTTGTGTTCCAACCTGGAATACAGGCGCTGATGAAGCACGGTCAGGAACAGCCTGGGATGATCTGGTTCAGGAAATTCCTGACAAGGATTTTGCCGGTAAATCAGTCGCAATCGTAGGTCTTGGTGACTCCTCCGGTTATTCGGATTTTTTCTGTGATGCCATGGAGGAACTGTATACGGCTTTTCTTCAATCTGGTGCCAAGTTGATTGGTAAGGTTTCCACAGAAGGGTATACCTATGATGACTCAAAGAGCATTATTGATGGTAAGTTCTGCGGACTTGCAATCGATGAAGACAATGAGTCGGAATTGACAGATCATCGTTTGCAGGCCTGGGTTCAGCAAATAAACGCTGAGGCCTGA
- a CDS encoding Crp/Fnr family transcriptional regulator produces MPRLQTVLLDPAGRDQATVLEVLEGVCRVYCPCEETEGMTLAFLQSGDRLRTDRMCSDGACVEALTALKFRRDSVSADEFGIDAVNEWTLQLLRVRHLGQAEQRLHALLALLVNRLGLRCSDAYQLPFRLTHDRFGELIGATRVTTTRLLSKWRQADMIAMSSGDVSMRIAPDLINSSPLQF; encoded by the coding sequence ATGCCAAGGCTTCAGACCGTTCTGCTGGATCCTGCCGGTCGCGATCAGGCCACCGTTCTTGAGGTGTTGGAAGGTGTTTGCCGGGTGTATTGCCCTTGTGAGGAAACCGAGGGAATGACTTTGGCGTTTTTGCAGTCAGGCGACAGGCTTCGCACCGATCGCATGTGCAGTGACGGGGCTTGTGTCGAGGCACTTACGGCCCTGAAGTTTCGTCGTGACTCCGTCTCCGCGGACGAATTCGGAATCGACGCAGTCAATGAGTGGACCTTGCAGCTCCTAAGAGTCCGTCATCTGGGTCAGGCGGAACAGCGGCTTCACGCTCTTCTGGCGCTCTTGGTTAACCGGCTTGGACTTCGTTGCAGCGATGCTTATCAGCTTCCCTTCCGTCTAACTCATGATCGTTTTGGTGAGTTAATCGGTGCTACCCGGGTGACCACAACCCGCCTTCTATCGAAATGGCGTCAAGCCGATATGATCGCCATGTCGTCTGGTGATGTCTCCATGCGCATTGCACCTGACCTCATTAATTCTTCACCACTCCAATTTTGA
- the rpmG gene encoding 50S ribosomal protein L33, whose protein sequence is MAKSKGVRIIVTLECTECRTATAAEKRSPGVSRYTTTKNRRNNLERLELMKFCPQLNRMTLHREIK, encoded by the coding sequence ATGGCCAAAAGCAAAGGCGTTCGCATCATTGTCACACTCGAATGCACCGAATGCAGAACAGCAACTGCTGCTGAAAAACGCAGTCCTGGAGTCTCTCGCTATACAACAACTAAAAACCGAAGAAACAATCTTGAAAGGCTCGAACTGATGAAATTCTGCCCACAACTCAACAGAATGACTCTTCATCGCGAAATAAAATAG
- a CDS encoding histidine phosphatase family protein, which yields MSKIFIPLFTALLLSACGLNSESGVSSNDGDAKTTADQNTKTPSIGLSSEPSIGKSVLLASLKDGGYVIYFRHATTVKDYADQADPLMSLNDCSSQRKLSTQGIKESYEIGMAFAAKEIPVGEIIVSEYCRSWKTANLAFGEWTQKDSRLNFLPYEDYTKSNVELMKKNVMPLLTRPPLPGTNKVIIGHDDPFEAVTGIYPEPQGIAYILQPDGGKSFKIIDSVLPSEWATL from the coding sequence ATGTCTAAAATTTTTATTCCATTGTTCACTGCATTGCTTTTGAGTGCATGCGGACTCAATAGTGAATCGGGTGTCTCCTCTAATGATGGTGATGCTAAAACCACAGCGGACCAAAATACCAAAACACCAAGCATTGGTCTGAGTTCAGAACCGAGTATTGGGAAATCAGTGTTGCTGGCTTCACTCAAGGATGGAGGATATGTCATTTATTTTCGTCATGCAACGACGGTGAAGGATTACGCAGACCAAGCTGATCCTCTGATGAGCCTTAATGATTGCAGTTCACAGCGAAAGCTGAGCACTCAGGGCATCAAGGAATCCTACGAAATTGGCATGGCATTTGCTGCAAAGGAGATCCCAGTCGGTGAAATTATTGTTAGTGAGTATTGCCGGTCCTGGAAAACAGCAAACCTTGCATTTGGAGAATGGACCCAAAAAGATTCCCGTTTAAACTTTTTACCTTATGAGGATTACACCAAAAGTAATGTTGAACTGATGAAAAAGAATGTCATGCCTTTATTAACGCGCCCACCTCTACCAGGAACCAACAAAGTCATTATCGGACATGATGATCCTTTTGAAGCCGTGACAGGAATTTATCCTGAACCGCAAGGAATCGCATACATCCTTCAGCCCGATGGGGGAAAAAGCTTCAAGATCATCGATAGTGTGTTGCCGTCTGAGTGGGCAACACTCTGA
- a CDS encoding chlorophyll a/b binding light-harvesting protein, with product MQSYGSSSVTYDWWAGNAGVAKRSGSFIAAHAAHAGLIMFWAGAFTLFELARYDGTLPMGEQGLILIPHLAGLGFGVGESSVIVDQQPLIAIAAFHLVSSAVLGAAGIWHTLRAPRDLSEAEGRAQKFHFEWSDDKKLTFILGHHLIFLGLGAIAFVEWAKRHGIYDSAIGAVRRVEPNIDLGMVWSYQANFLSISSLEDVVGGHAVLAFILTIGGVWHIISRPFGPFKKVLIYNGESILSYSLASVALMGFVTAIWCAQNTTIYPVELYGDPLKLNFAFSPYFSDATALEGGAHSARAWLANTHFYLAFFFLQGHFWHALRGMGFNFKRVSEALDNMGNSKVSA from the coding sequence ATGCAGTCTTACGGAAGTTCATCAGTCACTTATGACTGGTGGGCTGGAAATGCAGGAGTCGCGAAGCGCAGCGGTTCTTTCATTGCAGCCCACGCTGCCCATGCAGGTTTAATCATGTTTTGGGCAGGTGCATTCACCTTGTTTGAGTTGGCCCGTTATGACGGAACACTGCCAATGGGAGAACAAGGGCTGATTTTGATTCCACATCTCGCCGGCCTTGGCTTCGGCGTAGGGGAAAGCTCTGTAATCGTTGACCAACAACCCCTCATCGCGATCGCAGCATTCCATCTGGTTTCGTCTGCTGTTCTTGGAGCAGCTGGAATCTGGCATACACTTCGAGCTCCCAGGGACCTTTCAGAGGCTGAAGGCCGCGCCCAAAAGTTTCATTTTGAATGGAGTGATGACAAAAAGCTCACGTTCATCCTGGGGCATCACCTGATTTTTCTCGGCCTGGGTGCCATTGCCTTCGTTGAATGGGCAAAACGACATGGAATTTACGACAGCGCCATCGGAGCTGTTCGACGGGTTGAACCAAATATTGACCTCGGTATGGTGTGGAGTTATCAGGCTAATTTTCTTTCCATCAGCAGTCTTGAAGACGTGGTGGGTGGCCATGCTGTTTTGGCCTTCATTCTCACGATTGGTGGTGTTTGGCATATCATCTCTAGGCCTTTCGGACCCTTCAAAAAGGTCTTGATCTACAACGGCGAATCGATCCTGTCTTACTCGCTTGCCAGTGTAGCTCTGATGGGATTTGTGACCGCCATTTGGTGTGCTCAAAACACAACAATTTACCCCGTTGAGTTGTATGGCGATCCGTTGAAATTGAATTTCGCTTTCTCTCCCTATTTCAGCGACGCAACTGCTCTTGAGGGTGGTGCCCACTCAGCCCGAGCTTGGCTGGCCAATACGCACTTTTACCTTGCATTCTTTTTCCTGCAAGGACATTTTTGGCATGCCTTGCGCGGCATGGGCTTTAACTTTAAGCGCGTTTCTGAGGCGCTTGACAACATGGGAAATTCCAAGGTCAGTGCCTGA
- a CDS encoding iron uptake porin, with protein MTLVWQLLVAPAALGLLAPLAVVNSPAANAAELNINDVSDYAATASGNSLDQVTSVTQFSDVYPTDWAYQALANLVETYGCVAGYPNGTFRGNRAMTRYEAAALLNACLDRITEVTDELRRLLKEFETELAILKGRVDGLEARVGELEATQFSTTTKLNGQATWVFGASCFKGSASRLRSQSNEALGGTTFNYDLQLGLATSFTGKDQLTTVLRGGNFDGDGNVFGSGGPSGLAILETAFQEGDRPNLVAIDKLFYTFPLGDEITITTGPIVGQEDMLAIWPSVYPSDPILDVLTVNGAPGAYNKNKGAGVGISWAAESGARASANYVAANGALSDTRSGGFATDDAGGTGTLQLGWEGENWGVAALYSKVQNGQDLIVYATPFASDRFSDRGETHAYGLGGFWQPLESGWLPSLSLGWGINQSDTQRKGQVSTSQSWRAGLEWSDMLMAGNNAGMAVGQPVFATDLRGGDTAADGQFIWEWWYQFQVTDNISVTPALFYLSRPMGELTPNGSTFQQLGGLIKTTFVF; from the coding sequence ATGACGCTTGTTTGGCAACTGCTGGTGGCTCCTGCTGCCCTTGGCCTTCTGGCCCCTTTGGCTGTTGTCAACAGCCCAGCAGCCAATGCCGCCGAGCTGAACATCAACGACGTTTCTGATTACGCGGCTACTGCCAGTGGCAACAGCCTTGATCAGGTCACCAGCGTTACCCAATTCTCTGACGTTTACCCCACCGACTGGGCCTATCAGGCTCTGGCCAACCTGGTGGAGACCTACGGCTGCGTCGCCGGCTACCCCAACGGCACCTTCCGTGGCAACCGGGCGATGACCCGCTACGAAGCGGCTGCCCTGCTTAACGCCTGCCTCGACCGGATCACCGAAGTGACCGACGAGCTGCGTCGTCTGCTCAAGGAATTCGAAACCGAGCTGGCCATCCTCAAGGGTCGCGTTGACGGCCTCGAGGCCCGCGTCGGCGAACTGGAAGCCACCCAGTTCTCAACCACCACCAAACTCAATGGACAAGCCACCTGGGTGTTCGGAGCCAGCTGCTTTAAGGGATCCGCGTCCCGGCTGCGTTCCCAGAGCAATGAAGCGTTGGGCGGCACCACGTTCAACTACGACCTTCAGCTGGGGTTGGCCACCTCCTTCACCGGCAAGGATCAATTGACCACGGTGTTGCGTGGCGGCAACTTCGACGGAGACGGCAACGTCTTCGGCAGTGGAGGGCCGTCGGGCCTCGCCATCTTGGAAACTGCTTTTCAGGAGGGTGATCGCCCCAATCTGGTGGCGATCGACAAACTCTTCTATACCTTCCCGTTGGGAGATGAGATCACCATCACCACCGGCCCGATTGTTGGCCAGGAGGACATGCTCGCGATCTGGCCCAGCGTCTATCCCAGTGATCCGATCCTTGATGTGCTCACGGTGAATGGAGCTCCGGGGGCCTACAACAAAAACAAAGGTGCGGGCGTGGGCATCAGCTGGGCCGCGGAAAGTGGAGCTCGCGCGTCGGCCAACTATGTGGCGGCCAATGGTGCATTAAGCGACACCCGTTCCGGTGGTTTCGCCACCGACGATGCGGGAGGGACCGGCACCCTGCAGCTGGGTTGGGAGGGTGAGAACTGGGGTGTTGCTGCCCTGTATTCAAAGGTTCAGAACGGTCAAGACCTGATCGTGTATGCCACACCCTTCGCCAGTGATCGCTTCAGTGATCGGGGCGAGACCCACGCCTATGGCCTCGGTGGTTTCTGGCAGCCGTTGGAGAGCGGTTGGCTTCCTTCGCTGTCGCTCGGTTGGGGCATCAATCAATCCGACACCCAGCGCAAGGGCCAGGTCAGCACCAGTCAGTCCTGGAGGGCTGGACTGGAATGGAGCGATATGTTGATGGCAGGGAACAACGCCGGAATGGCTGTGGGCCAGCCTGTTTTTGCGACGGATCTGCGTGGTGGCGACACGGCTGCCGATGGCCAGTTCATCTGGGAGTGGTGGTATCAGTTCCAAGTGACCGACAACATCAGCGTCACCCCGGCGCTGTTCTATCTGTCGCGACCGATGGGTGAGCTCACACCGAATGGTTCAACCTTCCAGCAACTGGGCGGTCTGATCAAGACGACATTTGTGTTCTGA